In the Wyeomyia smithii strain HCP4-BCI-WySm-NY-G18 chromosome 2, ASM2978416v1, whole genome shotgun sequence genome, one interval contains:
- the LOC129723101 gene encoding protein cortex isoform X1, translating into MEFFIKKRDNCRINEVTKILKPVKFVPNRYGDRFIPRRYAQTSSSRFKAECKTDRKTDVMRMKERKGYWKSHSFAAIFNDMFNLNPDTDKILNFRDATNQEICKKLKIRQPFETFMEPTYKNVHKLDWSCRPRSKPLSFIESVHDLPRIKVEYTNIIDWSAKGQIAAIFSKKLVIWTPNTEETIAYCALHTTGIAFNPTGDTLAMATFSLSRPVLRLISRFHPNLKANVSKLKIFEYIDCDISCLTWDCTGQFIACGLGNGQIAIVRAKDFAHMNRHTVHDRHSARVLVIRFSQTSKYLASSDESGYLYIWSWNNYQLSMLTVWVSSDDAVLFDWHPWREEEIIIADTEPVTIALFHVPSRKVLSFHRRPNVDCFITALAFNKVSGELVVSYSYPGGKLPDIVVLASMDRVVDVMENHEDLVGHLLWSPDGKQLASAGYDEALTIWNFFGSSPTNKKVNPRPTTASHQQRNRIKEPMGGFDYAFLYKPIR; encoded by the exons ATTCTGAAACCGGTGAAATTCGTTCCGAATCGGTACGGTGATCGTTTCATTCCCCGACGTTATGCCCAAACCAGTTCCAGTCGTTTCAAGGCGGAATGCAAAACCGATCGGAAAACCGATGTGATGCGTATG aaGGAACGGAAAGGCTACTGGAAGTCCCACTCCTTTGCGGCGATCTTCAACGACATGTTCAACCTAAATCCGGACACGGATAAGATTCTTAACTTTCGAGACGCCACCAATcaggagatttgcaaaaaactAAAGATTAGACAACCGTTTGAAACTTTTATGGAGCCGACGTACAAAAATGTGCACAAGTTGGACTGGAGCTGTAGACCCCGTTCGAAACCCCTCTCCTTCATCGAGTCGGTGCACGATCTGCCGCGAATCAAGGTAGAGTACACGAACATTATCGACTGGTCGGCCAAAGGTCAGATCGCAGCGATCTTCAGCAAGAAGCTTGTTATTTGGACCCCAAACACCGAGGAAACGATCGCCTACTGTGCTCTACATACGACCGGTATTGCGTTCAACCCAACGGGGGACACATTGGCTATGGCAACCTTTTCCCTGTCGAGACCCGTTTTGCGGCTGATCAGCAGGTTTCATCCGAACCTCAAGGCCAATGTTTCGAAGCTGAAAATCTTTGAATACATCGATTGTGATATCAGCTGTTTGACCTGGGACTGCACCGGGCAATTTATCGCCTGCGGTCTCGGTAATGGGCAGATTGCAATCGTGCGTGCAAAGGACTTCGCGCACATGAATCGCCATACTGTCCATGATAGGCACAGCGCACGAGTGTTGGTGATCAGGTTCTCGCAAACATCCAAATATCTGGCCTCTTCGGACGAGTCCGGCTACTTGTACATCTGGAGCTGGAACAACTACCAGCTGAGTATGCTGACAGTCTGGGTCAGCAGCGACGACGCTGTCCTCTTTGACTGGCACCCGTGGCGCGAAGAAGAGATCATTATCG CTGATACGGAACCCGTTACGATCGCCCTGTTTCACGTTCCCAGTCGCAAGGTGCTCTCCTTCCACCGTCGGCCCAACGTCGACTGCTTCATTACGGCCCTGGCATTCAACAAAGTTTCCGGCGAGCTCGTGGTTTCCTACTCGTATCCTG GTGGCAAACTACCAGATATAGTAGTACTAGCTTCAATGGACCGCGTGGTGGACGTCATGGAGAATCACGAAGATTTGGTAGGACATCTTCTGTGGAGTCCGGATGGTAAACAACTAG CAAGCGCCGGCTACGACGAAGCGCTGACCATTTGGAATTTCTTCGGAAGCTCACCGACCAACAAAAAGGTGAACCCACGACCCACTACGGCCAGCCATCAGCAGCGAAACCGTATCAAGGAACCGATGGGCGGCTTTGATTATGCCTTTCTCTACAAACCGATCCGTTAG
- the LOC129723101 gene encoding protein cortex isoform X2, translating to MEFFIKKRDNCRINEVTKILKPVKFVPNRYGDRFIPRRYAQTSSSRFKAECKTDRKTDVMRMERKGYWKSHSFAAIFNDMFNLNPDTDKILNFRDATNQEICKKLKIRQPFETFMEPTYKNVHKLDWSCRPRSKPLSFIESVHDLPRIKVEYTNIIDWSAKGQIAAIFSKKLVIWTPNTEETIAYCALHTTGIAFNPTGDTLAMATFSLSRPVLRLISRFHPNLKANVSKLKIFEYIDCDISCLTWDCTGQFIACGLGNGQIAIVRAKDFAHMNRHTVHDRHSARVLVIRFSQTSKYLASSDESGYLYIWSWNNYQLSMLTVWVSSDDAVLFDWHPWREEEIIIADTEPVTIALFHVPSRKVLSFHRRPNVDCFITALAFNKVSGELVVSYSYPGGKLPDIVVLASMDRVVDVMENHEDLVGHLLWSPDGKQLASAGYDEALTIWNFFGSSPTNKKVNPRPTTASHQQRNRIKEPMGGFDYAFLYKPIR from the exons ATTCTGAAACCGGTGAAATTCGTTCCGAATCGGTACGGTGATCGTTTCATTCCCCGACGTTATGCCCAAACCAGTTCCAGTCGTTTCAAGGCGGAATGCAAAACCGATCGGAAAACCGATGTGATGCGTATG GAACGGAAAGGCTACTGGAAGTCCCACTCCTTTGCGGCGATCTTCAACGACATGTTCAACCTAAATCCGGACACGGATAAGATTCTTAACTTTCGAGACGCCACCAATcaggagatttgcaaaaaactAAAGATTAGACAACCGTTTGAAACTTTTATGGAGCCGACGTACAAAAATGTGCACAAGTTGGACTGGAGCTGTAGACCCCGTTCGAAACCCCTCTCCTTCATCGAGTCGGTGCACGATCTGCCGCGAATCAAGGTAGAGTACACGAACATTATCGACTGGTCGGCCAAAGGTCAGATCGCAGCGATCTTCAGCAAGAAGCTTGTTATTTGGACCCCAAACACCGAGGAAACGATCGCCTACTGTGCTCTACATACGACCGGTATTGCGTTCAACCCAACGGGGGACACATTGGCTATGGCAACCTTTTCCCTGTCGAGACCCGTTTTGCGGCTGATCAGCAGGTTTCATCCGAACCTCAAGGCCAATGTTTCGAAGCTGAAAATCTTTGAATACATCGATTGTGATATCAGCTGTTTGACCTGGGACTGCACCGGGCAATTTATCGCCTGCGGTCTCGGTAATGGGCAGATTGCAATCGTGCGTGCAAAGGACTTCGCGCACATGAATCGCCATACTGTCCATGATAGGCACAGCGCACGAGTGTTGGTGATCAGGTTCTCGCAAACATCCAAATATCTGGCCTCTTCGGACGAGTCCGGCTACTTGTACATCTGGAGCTGGAACAACTACCAGCTGAGTATGCTGACAGTCTGGGTCAGCAGCGACGACGCTGTCCTCTTTGACTGGCACCCGTGGCGCGAAGAAGAGATCATTATCG CTGATACGGAACCCGTTACGATCGCCCTGTTTCACGTTCCCAGTCGCAAGGTGCTCTCCTTCCACCGTCGGCCCAACGTCGACTGCTTCATTACGGCCCTGGCATTCAACAAAGTTTCCGGCGAGCTCGTGGTTTCCTACTCGTATCCTG GTGGCAAACTACCAGATATAGTAGTACTAGCTTCAATGGACCGCGTGGTGGACGTCATGGAGAATCACGAAGATTTGGTAGGACATCTTCTGTGGAGTCCGGATGGTAAACAACTAG CAAGCGCCGGCTACGACGAAGCGCTGACCATTTGGAATTTCTTCGGAAGCTCACCGACCAACAAAAAGGTGAACCCACGACCCACTACGGCCAGCCATCAGCAGCGAAACCGTATCAAGGAACCGATGGGCGGCTTTGATTATGCCTTTCTCTACAAACCGATCCGTTAG